A stretch of [Clostridium] innocuum DNA encodes these proteins:
- a CDS encoding LrgB family protein codes for MKELLKNPMFGILLSLAAFEAGLLLQKKTKLIFLNPLLTAIMMVIAMLMMSGIGLETYQLGGDIISLFLGPATVVLAVPLYQQVHSLKNYFVPIMVGIVCGIAVGLVSTLLCAWLVRMEPAIIASLVPKSITTPIGMELSVELGGIQAITVLAILVTGIIGAVVAEFVFRVFRIEHPIARGIALGCSAHAIGTSKALQLGHVEGAMSSLAIGVCGILTVFLAPPVWRLVSALL; via the coding sequence ATGAAAGAGCTGCTGAAAAATCCGATGTTCGGCATCCTGCTTTCGCTGGCAGCCTTTGAGGCAGGACTCTTGCTGCAAAAGAAGACAAAGCTGATTTTCCTCAATCCGCTGCTTACCGCCATCATGATGGTCATCGCCATGCTCATGATGAGTGGAATCGGGCTGGAAACGTATCAGCTGGGCGGTGATATCATTTCCTTGTTTCTTGGTCCTGCCACCGTGGTTCTGGCTGTTCCGCTGTATCAGCAGGTGCACAGCCTGAAAAACTATTTTGTTCCGATCATGGTAGGTATCGTCTGTGGAATTGCTGTCGGACTGGTATCCACGCTGCTGTGTGCCTGGCTTGTACGGATGGAGCCTGCCATCATTGCCAGTCTCGTGCCGAAATCCATTACAACGCCGATCGGCATGGAGCTGAGTGTTGAACTGGGCGGTATTCAGGCAATTACCGTACTTGCTATTCTGGTCACCGGAATCATCGGTGCCGTTGTGGCTGAATTTGTTTTCCGTGTTTTTCGCATCGAGCATCCGATTGCGCGGGGAATTGCACTGGGCTGCAGTGCCCATGCGATCGGAACCAGCAAGGCTTTGCAGCTGGGGCATGTGGAAGGCGCAATGAGCTCTCTTGCGATCGGTGTATGCGGAATTCTCACGGTTTTTCTCGCACCGCCGGTATGGCGTCTGGTATCCGCTTTACTATAA
- a CDS encoding DMT family transporter has product MTKRHMGAYLCAMLLFGTLGLFVRQAHVAGDVLAFLRTLIGAAFLGVLLLLQRHRIQKIGGRQLLYVLLSAAFLGFNWVFLFEAYAAATISIATVIYYTAPLLALLAAVFLFHESVTLRIVLGIVLTMGGLLCITQVTGTAVQLKGILFAAAAALCYAGVLLTNQFLHDIDGLYFTFLQLLCSAGILFVYLLLEGRIHLIPELPAASWPWIMCIAVVHTGVAYALYFTSLHHLTSSQAAVGSYLDPCIALLLSIFLLREPSTLMQGIGIAAIVGGIIISDSSA; this is encoded by the coding sequence GTGACTAAGCGACATATGGGAGCCTATTTGTGTGCCATGCTGTTATTTGGCACACTGGGCCTGTTTGTACGGCAGGCGCATGTCGCAGGTGATGTGCTGGCCTTTCTGCGAACGCTCATCGGTGCCGCGTTTCTGGGTGTTCTTCTTTTGCTTCAAAGACATCGCATACAGAAAATCGGTGGCAGGCAGCTGCTGTATGTACTGCTGTCTGCCGCCTTTCTGGGCTTTAACTGGGTCTTTCTGTTTGAAGCCTATGCCGCAGCTACGATTTCCATTGCAACGGTGATATATTATACAGCACCGCTGCTGGCGCTTCTGGCGGCGGTCTTCCTCTTTCATGAGTCTGTAACTTTGCGTATTGTATTGGGCATCGTACTGACGATGGGAGGCCTTTTGTGCATAACGCAGGTAACGGGCACTGCTGTGCAGCTCAAGGGAATACTGTTTGCGGCTGCCGCTGCACTGTGCTATGCGGGTGTGTTGCTTACAAATCAGTTCCTTCATGATATCGACGGTCTGTACTTTACCTTTTTGCAGCTGCTGTGCTCTGCAGGTATTCTGTTTGTTTATCTGCTGCTGGAAGGACGCATTCATCTGATACCAGAGCTTCCGGCAGCCTCATGGCCCTGGATCATGTGTATCGCCGTGGTGCATACCGGAGTTGCCTATGCGCTGTATTTTACTTCACTGCATCATCTTACCAGCTCGCAGGCAGCCGTTGGCAGCTACCTTGATCCCTGTATAGCGCTTCTATTGTCGATTTTTCTTCTGCGTGAGCCGTCCACCCTGATGCAGGGAATCGGAATTGCTGCCATAGTAGGCGGTATTATAATCAGTGATTCATCAGCATGA
- a CDS encoding DUF2779 domain-containing protein, with protein MLHLTDIKKYERCPRAFWLSRRQKKEFVPFVNYNESMSELVKQLLMIREEDAFVGKANDSGELALQALHEKKVLIHARFVYEDLRINVPFLVQEDGRRILYFTYRSCFPKEHEAVRMAQYLAVLEKLGVSIDAVYAIHLNAAYVRGKELDVRQLLIVDEYLYNGKNKAHKTIRELLDKQEIDLDAMLEKLHACEAMDDIPVKRSHVCTRGGKCMYYDDCFPEEPADDSILNLVQAAQKYDMHEEGITTLRDADIDRIEGTRHQYAQIMAARNHGLYVDKGALRCWKKAHIQTPVSYLDFEWETYAFPPYEGMKPFDVLVFQYSLHIEEQQELRHVGFIGERDCRRAFLEHLLAHIPKTGTILVYNMEGAEKLRLVQLAQQFPEYEERLRAVWERMVDLSLPFSTGNVYDIRMAGFYSLKRLVPVFSDYSYQDLEISYGMDAVEKWREYCTADAEKKQEIYGQLEQYCAMDTYAEYIVYHALEDMMRD; from the coding sequence ATGCTGCATCTTACAGATATAAAGAAATATGAGCGCTGTCCCAGAGCCTTCTGGCTGTCACGGCGCCAAAAAAAGGAATTTGTTCCCTTTGTAAATTATAATGAAAGCATGAGCGAGCTGGTAAAGCAGCTGCTGATGATCCGCGAAGAGGATGCGTTCGTCGGAAAGGCGAATGACAGTGGGGAACTTGCATTACAGGCGCTGCATGAGAAAAAAGTGCTCATCCACGCCCGCTTTGTCTATGAAGATTTAAGAATCAACGTACCGTTTCTGGTACAGGAGGATGGCAGGCGTATTCTTTATTTCACCTATCGCAGCTGTTTTCCCAAGGAGCATGAGGCTGTCCGTATGGCACAGTATCTGGCGGTGCTGGAAAAGCTGGGGGTCTCGATTGATGCAGTGTATGCCATTCATCTGAATGCGGCGTATGTCCGAGGAAAAGAGCTGGATGTCAGACAGCTGCTGATCGTTGATGAATATTTATACAACGGTAAGAACAAGGCGCACAAAACGATTCGGGAATTGCTGGATAAGCAGGAAATCGATTTGGATGCCATGCTGGAAAAGCTGCATGCCTGTGAGGCTATGGACGATATCCCCGTGAAGCGAAGTCATGTGTGTACACGCGGCGGCAAGTGTATGTATTATGACGACTGCTTCCCGGAAGAGCCGGCGGATGATTCCATTTTGAATCTGGTGCAGGCTGCTCAAAAATATGATATGCATGAGGAGGGGATCACCACCCTGCGGGATGCGGATATCGATCGAATCGAGGGAACACGTCATCAGTATGCGCAGATCATGGCGGCCCGCAATCACGGACTGTATGTGGATAAGGGAGCGCTGCGCTGCTGGAAGAAGGCACATATCCAGACACCGGTTTCCTATCTGGATTTTGAATGGGAAACCTATGCGTTTCCTCCGTATGAGGGTATGAAGCCCTTTGATGTCCTGGTTTTCCAGTATAGTCTGCATATTGAGGAGCAGCAGGAGCTGCGTCATGTCGGCTTTATCGGAGAGAGGGACTGCCGCAGGGCTTTCCTTGAGCATCTGCTTGCCCATATTCCGAAGACGGGAACGATTCTCGTCTATAATATGGAGGGGGCGGAAAAGCTGCGTCTGGTACAGCTGGCACAGCAGTTTCCGGAATATGAGGAGCGTTTGCGTGCTGTGTGGGAGCGTATGGTTGATCTGTCACTTCCGTTTTCAACCGGAAATGTCTATGATATCCGGATGGCAGGCTTTTACTCGCTGAAGAGGCTGGTACCTGTATTCTCTGATTACAGCTATCAGGATCTGGAAATTTCCTATGGTATGGATGCGGTTGAAAAATGGAGGGAATACTGTACGGCTGACGCAGAAAAAAAGCAGGAAATCTATGGGCAGCTGGAGCAATACTGTGCCATGGATACCTATGCTGAATATATCGTGTATCATGCCCTGGAGGATATGATGCGTGACTAA
- a CDS encoding YgiQ family radical SAM protein: MAFLPTTREEMLEQGFESVDFVYVSGDAYVDHPSFGCAIITRTLQAYGYSCAILPQPDWHNDEEFTQFGEPRLGFLVSAGNIDSMVNHYSVNKRRRDKDSYSDEGVMGKRPDRPTIVYTQILKRLFPHKPVLIGGIEASLRRLSHYDYWDDKVRRSILIDSQADLLMYGMGENTIIEVADALNSGLRAEDLCYIRGTCWKTKALEYLSDYVLLPSYEAVCADKHTYAKSFHIQHENIDAIAASVLVEPYDGWYVVQNQPPLPLTQEEMDFTYSLPYERTYHPRYTYIPAIEEVQFSIVSNRGCFGSCAFCAITHHQGRVISTRSRDSIVDEAKRITEMPNFKGYIHDVGGPTANFSREACDKQREYGACKNRECLFPKGCANLKVDHSRYLEILRAVRALPRVKKVFIRSGIRYDYLMYDKNDEFFDELVQHHISGQLKVAPEHINAAVLDKMGKPRKELYLKFVDKFKQKNEQFNRNQFIVPYLMSSHPGSDLQAAIELACYLKKIHYTPKQVQDFYPTPGTPATCMYYTGLDPKTMRPVYVARSYEEKAMQRALMQFTYPQNYDLVYKALKTAGRMDLVGNSPKCLIPYRKGHTGNKFAGGRQKEQHRKPYANKASKPQRGGKRS; this comes from the coding sequence ATGGCTTTTTTACCAACGACCAGAGAGGAAATGCTGGAGCAGGGATTCGAGAGTGTTGATTTTGTTTATGTGAGCGGAGATGCCTATGTGGATCATCCGTCCTTCGGCTGTGCAATTATAACGAGAACATTGCAGGCATACGGCTACAGCTGTGCTATTCTGCCGCAGCCCGACTGGCACAACGATGAGGAATTTACACAATTCGGTGAGCCGCGTCTGGGGTTTCTTGTATCTGCCGGAAATATTGATTCCATGGTGAATCATTATTCTGTCAATAAGCGAAGAAGAGATAAGGATTCCTACAGTGATGAGGGAGTTATGGGAAAGCGGCCGGATCGCCCGACCATTGTCTATACGCAGATATTAAAGCGTCTGTTTCCGCATAAGCCGGTTCTGATTGGCGGTATTGAGGCAAGTCTGCGGCGTCTTTCCCATTATGATTACTGGGATGATAAGGTGCGCAGAAGCATCCTCATCGATTCACAGGCTGATTTATTGATGTATGGGATGGGAGAAAACACCATCATCGAGGTTGCCGATGCATTAAACAGCGGATTGCGGGCAGAGGATCTCTGCTATATCCGGGGAACCTGCTGGAAAACCAAAGCTCTGGAATACCTGAGCGATTATGTGCTGCTGCCCTCCTATGAAGCGGTGTGTGCAGATAAGCATACGTATGCAAAGAGCTTTCACATACAGCATGAAAACATTGATGCCATCGCAGCCAGTGTGCTGGTGGAGCCGTATGACGGCTGGTATGTCGTACAGAATCAGCCTCCGCTGCCGCTGACGCAGGAGGAAATGGATTTCACCTATTCGCTGCCCTACGAGCGCACCTATCATCCTCGCTATACATATATTCCTGCGATTGAAGAGGTACAGTTTTCCATTGTCAGTAACCGCGGCTGTTTCGGCTCCTGCGCTTTCTGTGCCATTACGCATCATCAGGGACGCGTGATTTCCACAAGAAGCAGGGATTCCATCGTCGATGAAGCGAAGCGTATTACGGAAATGCCGAATTTCAAGGGCTATATTCATGATGTCGGAGGACCGACTGCCAATTTTTCAAGAGAAGCCTGCGATAAGCAGCGGGAATACGGCGCGTGTAAGAATCGGGAGTGTCTGTTTCCCAAGGGCTGTGCAAATCTGAAGGTGGATCACAGCCGCTATCTGGAAATTCTTCGGGCAGTGCGCGCACTTCCAAGAGTGAAAAAGGTGTTTATCCGTTCCGGTATCCGCTATGATTACCTGATGTATGATAAAAATGATGAGTTCTTCGATGAGCTTGTACAGCATCATATCAGCGGACAGCTGAAGGTGGCTCCTGAGCATATCAATGCGGCAGTGCTGGATAAAATGGGGAAGCCGAGAAAAGAGCTGTATCTGAAATTTGTGGATAAATTCAAGCAGAAGAATGAGCAGTTCAACAGGAATCAGTTCATTGTTCCCTATCTTATGAGCTCTCATCCCGGCAGTGATCTGCAGGCGGCGATCGAGCTTGCCTGCTATCTGAAAAAAATCCACTATACGCCGAAGCAGGTTCAGGATTTCTATCCGACTCCGGGGACACCGGCAACCTGTATGTATTATACCGGTCTGGATCCGAAGACGATGCGTCCGGTTTATGTTGCACGAAGCTATGAGGAAAAAGCGATGCAGCGGGCACTGATGCAGTTTACCTATCCGCAAAATTATGATCTTGTCTACAAGGCGCTGAAGACAGCCGGCCGTATGGATCTGGTGGGGAATTCACCGAAATGTCTGATACCGTATCGCAAGGGGCATACCGGAAATAAGTTTGCAGGAGGAAGACAGAAGGAGCAGCACAGAAAGCCCTATGCAAATAAAGCTTCGAAACCGCAGCGAGGGGGGAAACGCTCATGA
- a CDS encoding transcriptional regulator, giving the protein MKRCAACIRMLQLLRSRGFMTREELAQELDTNVRNILEYRKELEEAGYVIEGTTGKYGGYQLKSGTLLPVAGLYEEELRSLQESRRYLESHRDFLPYATYCRAIDKFLATTTLQVRESGVYVEESADVTGTMISMIRICEQGRDALFAVELQYKSLHASDFETIVIQPYEIINVKGSYYCLAYSLKARAYRNFKFSEERMRNVRLTRRPFVRDADFHIRDYIGKTGLIRDEIIELKLYVYGESARLISEKKPGISPVLEWVDEQTLYLTTMMEGRISARNFLLSLGNQCQLVSPQDLKQEIHAIAKDMLALYS; this is encoded by the coding sequence ATGAAACGATGTGCTGCCTGTATCCGTATGCTTCAGCTATTGCGTTCCCGCGGGTTTATGACACGCGAGGAGCTGGCACAGGAGCTGGATACCAATGTCAGAAATATTCTGGAATATCGCAAGGAGCTGGAGGAAGCGGGCTATGTGATCGAAGGGACCACTGGGAAATACGGCGGTTATCAGCTGAAATCGGGAACGCTTCTTCCGGTGGCGGGGCTGTATGAGGAGGAGCTGCGCTCCCTTCAGGAATCCAGACGCTATCTGGAAAGTCACCGTGACTTTCTGCCTTATGCAACATATTGCAGAGCAATTGATAAATTTCTGGCAACAACCACGCTGCAGGTGCGGGAAAGCGGCGTGTATGTGGAAGAGAGCGCGGATGTAACCGGTACAATGATATCGATGATACGCATCTGTGAGCAGGGAAGAGATGCCCTTTTTGCGGTGGAGCTGCAGTATAAAAGTCTTCATGCTTCTGATTTTGAAACCATCGTCATTCAGCCCTATGAGATCATTAATGTAAAGGGCAGCTATTATTGTCTTGCATATTCGCTGAAGGCCAGAGCTTATCGAAACTTCAAATTCAGTGAGGAGCGTATGCGGAATGTGCGGCTGACCAGACGTCCGTTTGTACGGGATGCGGACTTTCATATCCGTGATTATATCGGGAAGACAGGATTGATCCGTGATGAAATCATCGAGCTGAAGCTGTATGTCTATGGAGAAAGCGCCCGCCTGATCAGTGAAAAAAAGCCCGGTATTTCTCCGGTGCTGGAATGGGTGGATGAGCAGACACTGTATCTGACCACCATGATGGAGGGAAGAATCAGTGCGCGTAATTTTCTGCTGTCGCTGGGAAACCAGTGCCAACTTGTCAGTCCGCAGGACCTGAAGCAGGAAATCCATGCGATTGCAAAAGATATGCTCGCTTTATATTCCTAA
- a CDS encoding magnesium transporter has protein sequence MLYDLYRKQKTSPQKAMEGQFLFGIYRLEEWKGLVEAFGFSPGTLVELDHMDESRTLHKLDSYYGYCFGFVHPLKVRKEAAAGIGLYCRQREVILISENTDQLLDFFRLLQQLPAAQLSAEHILSLFFEYLLKKHKEEHDQLEDLIEELDNDILNDNLQNFNQRITGIRNRIRYLLQYDEQFSDVCEELLEDENDLFAREQLHHLRICSDRVERLGQHTRTLRDYSVQVRESYQAQVDIRLNRMMYIFTIVTVIFLPLTLIVGWYGMNFTGMPELHWRYGYPFVIILSLVSIGICVWSIYRKRIRK, from the coding sequence ATGCTGTATGATCTTTACCGGAAGCAAAAGACTTCCCCACAGAAAGCAATGGAAGGTCAGTTTCTGTTTGGCATATACAGGCTGGAGGAATGGAAGGGTCTTGTAGAAGCCTTCGGGTTTTCACCGGGGACCCTTGTGGAGCTGGATCACATGGATGAAAGCCGCACACTGCATAAGCTGGACAGCTATTACGGCTACTGCTTTGGCTTTGTACATCCGCTGAAAGTCCGCAAGGAAGCCGCAGCAGGTATAGGTTTATACTGCCGGCAAAGGGAAGTGATTCTAATCAGTGAGAATACGGATCAGCTGCTGGATTTTTTTCGACTGCTACAGCAGCTGCCGGCAGCACAGCTCAGTGCAGAGCATATTCTTTCGCTGTTTTTTGAATACCTTTTGAAGAAGCATAAGGAGGAGCACGATCAGCTCGAGGATTTGATTGAGGAGCTGGATAATGATATTCTGAATGATAATCTGCAAAATTTCAATCAGCGAATCACCGGAATCCGAAACAGGATTCGCTACCTGCTGCAATATGATGAGCAGTTCAGCGATGTATGCGAGGAGCTGCTGGAGGATGAAAACGACCTGTTTGCCCGAGAGCAGCTGCACCATCTTCGCATCTGTTCCGATCGGGTGGAACGACTGGGACAGCATACCCGCACCCTGCGCGATTACAGTGTGCAGGTTCGTGAATCCTATCAGGCGCAGGTGGATATCCGCTTGAATCGCATGATGTATATATTCACGATCGTTACAGTGATTTTCCTTCCGCTGACACTGATTGTCGGCTGGTACGGCATGAACTTCACAGGAATGCCGGAGCTGCATTGGAGGTATGGATATCCCTTTGTCATCATTCTTTCTCTTGTTTCCATCGGCATCTGTGTATGGTCTATTTACCGAAAACGGATACGAAAATAA
- a CDS encoding CidA/LrgA family protein: MKIFREVLVIFGLYYVGELISTTLSLPLPGSLVGMILLFALLQLHIVELEQIATVSDFLLGHLPFFFLPAGVALMASFSAMKGLWIWMLVICLVTTIITMGCSGRIIQHMMERKSKP, encoded by the coding sequence ATGAAAATCTTTCGTGAGGTACTCGTGATCTTCGGACTGTATTATGTCGGAGAGCTGATCAGTACGACGTTGTCCCTGCCGCTTCCCGGAAGTCTGGTCGGTATGATTCTGCTGTTTGCGCTGCTGCAGCTGCATATTGTTGAGCTGGAACAGATCGCGACGGTTTCCGATTTTCTACTGGGACATCTGCCGTTTTTCTTCCTTCCTGCCGGTGTGGCGCTGATGGCCAGCTTTTCTGCAATGAAGGGCTTATGGATCTGGATGCTGGTCATCTGTCTTGTGACAACGATCATCACGATGGGCTGCAGCGGGCGTATCATCCAGCATATGATGGAAAGGAAATCAAAGCCATGA
- the uvsE gene encoding UV DNA damage repair endonuclease UvsE, translated as MKIGYACICLDPQFHFETCIQKFATESRLRNIIRANLATLQKLLEYNAGHSIRMYRLSSDLIPFGSSPVNTIPWLEEFAAQFQSLGDYVREHGMRVSLHPGQYCVINSPREEVVTRSIDELLYHASILEAMGLDATHKMILHVGGIYGDKQQAMQRFARVYRRLDPIIQKHLIIENDDRYYTIEDVLYLSAQLSIPVVFDNLHHAILPPALERSQLEWLWLVADTWKKEDGIMKIHFCQQDVKKRKGAHAMHIDADTFLEFIREREGLDMDIMLEVKDKNISAIKCRNLLEKTLQDAQAEWKRYRLLFLLDSTRLYEVWNTLMHSSCGIQSLDFYHVCEDIGRRVHTASDVLRMLQHVIQNMDWTQRTANLLLRAVTAYEAREKSLEQLLDTLLRACEREQRYDLYDAVLLLKTYEV; from the coding sequence ATGAAAATCGGTTACGCCTGTATATGTCTTGACCCGCAATTTCATTTTGAAACCTGCATACAAAAATTCGCGACAGAAAGCCGGCTGCGCAATATTATCCGTGCAAATCTGGCAACGCTGCAAAAGCTGCTGGAATATAATGCAGGGCACAGCATCCGGATGTATCGTCTGTCCTCCGACCTGATTCCCTTTGGCTCCAGTCCGGTCAATACCATCCCCTGGCTGGAGGAATTCGCTGCGCAGTTTCAAAGCCTGGGGGACTATGTACGGGAGCACGGAATGCGTGTATCCCTGCATCCGGGTCAGTATTGCGTGATCAATTCACCGCGTGAGGAGGTTGTAACACGCAGTATCGATGAGCTACTGTATCATGCGTCCATTCTGGAAGCGATGGGATTGGATGCGACACACAAAATGATATTGCATGTCGGTGGCATCTATGGCGATAAGCAGCAGGCGATGCAGCGCTTTGCAAGGGTATACCGGCGTTTGGACCCCATCATTCAGAAGCATCTCATCATAGAAAATGATGATCGCTATTATACAATAGAGGATGTTTTGTATTTATCAGCGCAGCTTTCGATTCCTGTGGTATTCGATAATCTGCATCACGCCATACTTCCTCCTGCACTAGAGCGCTCACAGCTGGAATGGCTTTGGCTGGTAGCCGACACATGGAAAAAAGAGGACGGCATCATGAAAATACATTTTTGCCAGCAGGATGTGAAAAAGCGTAAGGGAGCTCATGCGATGCACATTGATGCCGATACATTTCTGGAATTTATCCGCGAGCGGGAAGGGCTGGATATGGATATCATGCTGGAGGTAAAGGATAAAAACATATCCGCAATCAAATGCAGGAATCTGTTAGAGAAAACGCTGCAGGATGCACAAGCGGAGTGGAAGCGATACCGGCTGTTGTTTTTACTCGACAGTACCCGCCTGTATGAGGTCTGGAATACGCTTATGCACAGCAGCTGTGGGATTCAAAGTCTTGATTTTTATCATGTATGCGAGGATATCGGCAGAAGAGTGCACACCGCTTCGGATGTTTTGCGTATGCTGCAGCATGTAATACAGAATATGGACTGGACACAGCGTACAGCCAATCTGCTGCTACGTGCTGTAACGGCATATGAAGCCCGGGAAAAAAGCCTGGAGCAGCTGCTGGACACCCTGCTTCGAGCGTGCGAGCGTGAACAACGGTATGACCTGTATGATGCGGTGCTGCTTCTGAAAACCTATGAGGTATAA
- a CDS encoding HAD family phosphatase, producing the protein MKKKYMFFDIDGTLTDNETKKIVPSAQKTLDRLQEAGHFVAIATGRAHYKARGFMEASGLHNMVCCGGNGLVINDELIMNTPLDRQKAIAVYKEARALGYGALVMLDDSIDVYDVDDRFLRQCGERKEPTNYIFHADFDIDQVKDIYKLYISVPKEEEHRLTKKDTLGNLRFVETYLMFQHDRKKEGILDMMERLGGPVEDVVVFGDDYNDLVMFDDAWFSIAMGNACDALKKKADYVTERNVDDGIYKACLKFGWIS; encoded by the coding sequence ATGAAGAAGAAGTATATGTTTTTCGATATTGACGGCACGCTGACGGATAATGAGACGAAGAAAATCGTTCCCAGTGCCCAAAAGACGCTGGATCGTCTGCAGGAGGCCGGACATTTTGTCGCAATCGCCACAGGAAGGGCACACTATAAAGCAAGGGGCTTTATGGAAGCTTCGGGTTTGCATAACATGGTATGCTGCGGAGGGAATGGTCTGGTGATCAATGATGAGCTGATCATGAATACACCGCTAGACCGGCAGAAGGCAATCGCAGTTTATAAGGAAGCACGCGCTCTGGGCTATGGTGCACTGGTGATGCTGGATGATTCGATCGATGTGTACGATGTGGATGATCGTTTCTTGCGGCAGTGCGGTGAGCGGAAGGAACCAACCAATTACATATTCCATGCGGACTTTGACATTGATCAGGTAAAGGATATTTATAAGCTTTACATATCCGTTCCCAAAGAGGAGGAGCACAGACTTACGAAAAAGGATACGCTGGGGAATCTTCGCTTTGTCGAGACGTATCTGATGTTTCAGCATGACCGCAAGAAGGAAGGCATTCTGGATATGATGGAGCGCCTTGGCGGCCCTGTGGAGGATGTTGTCGTATTCGGGGATGATTATAACGATCTGGTTATGTTTGATGATGCATGGTTCAGTATTGCTATGGGCAATGCCTGCGATGCGCTGAAGAAAAAGGCGGATTACGTTACCGAGCGCAATGTCGATGACGGTATCTATAAGGCATGCCTGAAATTCGGGTGGATTTCGTAG
- a CDS encoding MarR family transcriptional regulator produces the protein MNHTTSMQELIRLLPHWHYKVERSIRRQQKSRQISYETYFCLMTLKNCGQMKMGELAKAMRLSKQQATHMIDSLHRYGLVERSENPGDRRSIYIGITAQGFRFLKENALDATALYEQMLQKLSDREIAAFEQAVHTMLEVLTKLD, from the coding sequence ATGAACCACACGACTTCCATGCAGGAACTGATTCGATTGCTGCCGCACTGGCACTATAAAGTAGAGCGCAGCATCCGCCGGCAACAGAAATCAAGACAGATCAGCTATGAAACTTATTTCTGTCTGATGACGCTGAAAAACTGCGGACAAATGAAAATGGGAGAGCTCGCAAAGGCAATGCGTCTCAGCAAGCAGCAGGCTACCCACATGATCGACAGTCTGCATCGCTATGGTCTTGTGGAACGAAGTGAAAATCCCGGCGACCGGCGAAGCATCTATATAGGAATCACAGCACAGGGCTTTCGCTTTCTAAAGGAAAATGCGCTGGATGCCACAGCATTATATGAACAGATGCTGCAGAAGCTCAGCGACAGGGAAATCGCAGCTTTTGAACAAGCCGTCCATACCATGCTGGAGGTACTTACAAAGCTGGATTAG